The Thalassotalea psychrophila genome window below encodes:
- the glgB gene encoding 1,4-alpha-glucan branching protein GlgB has translation MQNDIQAKMLSEVQAIASASHSNPYGFLGLHANGKGYLQINTFFPDASLVSLLDENGKVIAKLDKLDDSGFFSKATRRKKRFSYQLKVKTELGERIITDPFGCTPVLDDLDIYLFNEGKHKKLYQKLGAHCVEHDGVQGVSFVVWAPNASHVAVVGDFNNWDGRLHPMRKRMECGLWEIFIAEDSAYSPVRAGCHYKFEVKDNNGNLLPLKADPYGVQAQMRPETSSVISAEVEFNWNDQQWMNSRQLRNDRSSPISIYELHLGSWQRDQNNEFLNYRDIAERLIPYTLDMGFTHIQLMPVSEFPYDGSWGYQPVGLFAPTARFGSAQDFKYFVQACHNAGLGLLIDWVPGHFPIDEHGLAKFDGTCLYEHEDLRKGFHPDWNTLIYNYGRTEVANFLRSSAMHWLDTYHVDGIRVDAVASMLYLDYSRADGEWIPNEHGGNENLEAEAFLKEFNEELYADYPGAFSVAEESTSWPGVSRPTSEGGLGFGYKWNMGWMNDSLEYMKREPIYRQHHHNELSFGLVYAFDENFVLPLSHDEVVHGKGSILTRMPGDEWQQFANLRAYYSFMWSHPGKKLLFMGCEFGQRAEWNFDQGLDWHLLENDNHKGVQKLIKDLNHLYKSMPALHQLDCEKDGFDWIDHDNAEQSIYSYVRYGQDGTNPVLVVCNFTPTVQHAFRVGTPKDGYHREIFNSDAAIYGGSNVGNPLGAQSTNRPWQGRTDSIEITVPPLATVMFELQG, from the coding sequence ATGCAAAATGATATTCAAGCCAAAATGTTGAGTGAAGTGCAGGCAATAGCCAGTGCAAGCCACTCAAACCCTTATGGCTTTTTAGGCTTGCATGCTAATGGTAAAGGTTACTTGCAGATAAATACGTTTTTTCCTGACGCAAGCCTAGTGTCGTTGTTAGATGAAAACGGCAAGGTAATTGCCAAGTTAGATAAACTCGATGATAGTGGTTTTTTTAGCAAAGCTACTCGTCGTAAAAAGCGTTTTTCATATCAGTTAAAAGTTAAAACAGAGCTTGGTGAGCGAATCATTACAGATCCATTTGGTTGCACACCAGTATTAGACGATTTAGACATTTACCTTTTTAATGAAGGCAAACATAAAAAACTATACCAAAAGCTTGGCGCTCATTGTGTTGAACATGATGGCGTGCAAGGCGTGTCATTTGTTGTTTGGGCACCTAATGCCAGTCATGTTGCCGTAGTAGGTGATTTCAATAATTGGGATGGTCGCTTACACCCAATGCGCAAACGTATGGAGTGTGGTTTATGGGAGATTTTTATTGCTGAAGATTCAGCATATTCTCCTGTCAGAGCAGGTTGTCATTACAAATTTGAAGTAAAAGACAATAACGGTAATTTACTACCATTAAAAGCAGACCCGTACGGCGTGCAAGCTCAAATGCGTCCTGAAACTTCATCAGTAATTTCTGCAGAAGTAGAATTCAATTGGAATGATCAACAGTGGATGAATTCGCGTCAGCTACGCAATGATAGAAGCAGCCCGATTTCAATTTACGAATTGCATTTAGGCTCTTGGCAACGTGACCAAAATAATGAGTTTTTAAACTATCGAGATATCGCCGAACGTTTAATTCCTTACACATTAGATATGGGCTTCACTCATATTCAGCTCATGCCGGTAAGCGAATTTCCTTATGATGGCTCCTGGGGTTATCAACCGGTTGGATTGTTTGCCCCTACCGCACGCTTTGGCAGTGCGCAAGATTTTAAATATTTTGTACAGGCCTGCCATAACGCCGGCCTTGGTTTATTGATTGACTGGGTACCTGGTCATTTCCCCATCGATGAACATGGCCTGGCAAAATTTGATGGCACTTGTTTGTATGAACATGAAGATTTACGTAAGGGCTTTCATCCTGATTGGAACACGTTAATTTATAATTATGGCCGTACTGAAGTAGCAAATTTTTTACGATCTAGTGCCATGCATTGGCTTGATACTTATCATGTTGATGGCATTCGAGTAGATGCAGTTGCTTCAATGCTGTATTTGGATTACAGCCGAGCCGATGGCGAGTGGATCCCAAATGAACATGGCGGTAATGAGAATTTAGAAGCCGAGGCATTTTTAAAAGAGTTTAATGAAGAGTTGTACGCAGACTATCCAGGTGCATTCTCCGTAGCCGAAGAATCAACCTCTTGGCCGGGTGTTTCACGCCCAACAAGTGAGGGCGGATTAGGCTTTGGTTATAAGTGGAACATGGGCTGGATGAATGACTCGCTTGAGTACATGAAACGTGAACCTATATATCGCCAACATCATCATAATGAATTGAGCTTTGGCTTGGTGTATGCCTTTGATGAAAACTTTGTACTACCGCTAAGTCACGATGAAGTGGTGCATGGTAAGGGTTCTATTTTAACGCGCATGCCCGGTGATGAATGGCAACAATTTGCTAACTTACGCGCTTATTACAGTTTTATGTGGTCTCATCCCGGTAAAAAATTATTATTTATGGGCTGCGAATTTGGTCAACGAGCTGAGTGGAACTTCGATCAAGGCTTAGATTGGCATTTGCTGGAAAACGACAACCATAAAGGCGTGCAAAAATTAATTAAAGATTTAAATCACCTTTATAAATCCATGCCAGCCTTGCATCAACTGGATTGTGAAAAAGACGGCTTTGATTGGATTGATCATGATAATGCTGAGCAATCTATTTATAGCTATGTGCGTTATGGCCAAGATGGTACAAATCCAGTTTTAGTGGTGTGTAACTTTACCCCAACAGTACAGCATGCATTTCGTGTTGGTACGCCAAAAGACGGTTATCATAGAGAAATATTCAACTCAGACGCAGCCATTTATGGTGGTAGTAATGTTGGTAACCCGTTAGGCGCACAATCAACAAACAGACCTTGGCAAGGACGTACAGATTCAATTGAAATCACTGTGCCGCCACTTGCGACTGTTATGTTTGAGTTACAAGGTTAA
- the glgX gene encoding glycogen debranching protein GlgX has protein sequence MTLAKLVNPGKHYPLGATFDGSGTNFALFSANATKVELCLFDNVTETELSRVELTEYTDEVWHGYLPQIQPGTLYGYRVHGPYEPHNGHRFNPAKLLLDPYAKQLNKSFTWSERHYGFDINSCAQDLMIDNNDNAACMPKCVVVEPFDGLNNAVTVNDNETIIYEAHVKGFTKLNPTVPVEMRGTFKGLAQPSVINYFKDLGVTSVELLPIHGFFDESFALEKDLKNYWGYNSIAFFAPEPRYCQQQDLTEFQQMVDAFHQAGMQVILDVVYNHTAEGNHMGPTYSFKGIDNASYYRLEAEDKRFYINHSGCGNTLNLAHPRVLQLVMDSLRYWVEVMGIDGFRFDLAPILGRQDLQGNDNFYGHSSFFAALRQDPVLAHVKLIAEPWDIGHGGYQLGQFPGNWYEWNDRYRDAVRRFWRGEDNMIAEFARRLHGSGDIFEHHGRRPYASVNVVTTHDGYTLHDLVTFEQRHNQANGEQNRDGHKSNFSRNYGVEGETTNANINKIRKQQKRNILATLFLSQGTPMLLAGDERNNSQYGNNNAYCQDNEITWLNWDKQDEQQVHFVQQLIKLRKQHPLLNRLNYQHGQQVSAKTGLPDISWFNCHGEAMDESNWHNKALKSFAMMLADTNNNKTANVANDDALLIIFNAHDVACNFQLPNLPGNWSQIINTADSKADITNTLIDSTLLSVAAFSCSVLTYSQNDTQGIQ, from the coding sequence ATGACCTTAGCTAAGTTGGTAAATCCCGGTAAACATTATCCTTTAGGTGCAACCTTTGATGGTAGCGGTACTAATTTTGCCCTGTTTTCTGCCAACGCGACTAAGGTTGAACTTTGTTTGTTCGACAATGTTACTGAAACCGAATTAAGCCGAGTTGAGTTAACCGAATATACCGATGAAGTTTGGCATGGTTATTTACCACAAATACAGCCGGGAACCTTATACGGTTATCGAGTGCATGGTCCCTATGAACCGCATAATGGCCATCGATTTAACCCGGCTAAATTATTGCTCGACCCTTATGCGAAGCAATTAAATAAAAGCTTTACTTGGTCAGAACGCCACTATGGTTTTGATATCAATTCGTGTGCGCAAGACTTAATGATCGATAATAATGACAACGCCGCCTGCATGCCAAAATGTGTTGTTGTTGAGCCGTTTGATGGTTTAAACAATGCAGTAACGGTTAACGACAATGAAACCATAATCTACGAAGCTCATGTAAAGGGCTTTACTAAATTGAACCCAACTGTACCGGTTGAAATGCGTGGCACTTTCAAAGGATTAGCTCAGCCATCGGTAATTAATTATTTTAAAGATTTAGGTGTTACCAGCGTTGAGCTTTTGCCTATCCATGGCTTTTTTGATGAATCATTTGCCTTAGAAAAAGACTTAAAAAATTACTGGGGCTATAACTCTATCGCCTTTTTTGCGCCTGAACCCAGATATTGTCAGCAGCAAGATTTAACCGAGTTTCAACAGATGGTTGACGCCTTTCACCAAGCCGGAATGCAAGTGATATTAGACGTGGTTTATAACCATACCGCCGAAGGCAATCACATGGGGCCAACGTACAGTTTTAAAGGCATAGATAACGCCAGCTATTATCGCTTAGAAGCAGAAGATAAGCGTTTTTATATAAATCATTCAGGTTGTGGAAATACATTAAATTTAGCTCATCCGCGTGTGTTGCAACTGGTAATGGACAGTTTGCGTTATTGGGTTGAAGTGATGGGTATCGACGGCTTCCGTTTTGATTTAGCCCCCATATTAGGTCGTCAGGATTTACAGGGTAATGATAATTTTTATGGCCATTCAAGTTTCTTTGCCGCGCTTCGTCAAGATCCTGTTTTAGCTCATGTAAAGCTGATTGCTGAACCATGGGATATTGGCCATGGTGGTTATCAGCTTGGTCAATTTCCTGGAAATTGGTATGAATGGAATGACCGATATCGTGACGCCGTGCGTCGTTTTTGGCGTGGCGAAGACAACATGATCGCCGAATTTGCCCGACGATTACATGGTAGTGGTGATATTTTCGAACATCACGGCCGACGTCCATATGCCAGCGTGAATGTGGTAACCACTCACGACGGTTATACCCTCCATGATTTAGTGACGTTTGAACAACGTCATAATCAAGCCAATGGCGAGCAAAACAGAGATGGTCACAAGAGTAACTTTAGCCGTAATTACGGCGTTGAAGGTGAAACGACTAATGCCAACATTAATAAGATACGCAAGCAACAAAAACGTAATATTTTAGCGACGCTGTTTTTATCGCAAGGTACGCCAATGCTGCTTGCTGGCGATGAGCGCAATAATAGTCAATATGGCAATAATAATGCCTATTGCCAAGACAATGAAATTACCTGGCTGAACTGGGACAAACAAGACGAACAGCAAGTTCACTTTGTGCAACAACTCATCAAGCTGCGTAAGCAACACCCATTACTTAACCGCTTAAATTATCAACACGGGCAACAAGTTTCAGCCAAAACAGGTTTGCCGGATATCAGTTGGTTTAATTGCCATGGCGAGGCTATGGACGAAAGCAACTGGCACAACAAGGCGCTTAAGAGTTTTGCCATGATGTTGGCTGATACCAACAATAACAAAACAGCAAACGTTGCTAATGACGATGCTTTGTTAATAATTTTTAATGCCCACGACGTGGCATGTAATTTTCAATTACCCAATTTGCCCGGTAATTGGTCGCAAATAATAAATACCGCTGATAGCAAAGCCGACATTACTAACACACTAATAGATAGCACCTTGTTATCTGTTGCTGCGTTTAGTTGCTCGGTACTGACATACAGCCAAAATGATACACAGGGAATACAATAA
- a CDS encoding glycogen/starch/alpha-glucan phosphorylase, whose product MATAIKKPLTAAQFKKKVLQHLNFTSSQTDYQQDPTAVLRAVCLTVNEVVYEKLTETNQYHKEHKSRSINYLSLEYLMGRMLSNNLHNLDLFDVAQKAVANLGFEIEDIFEEGHDLALGNGGLGRLAACFLDSLATMDFNAVGYGIHYEHGLFKQQFHQGRQIETPDEWREYGNPWEVCRPEAVQNIPLFGHVETIANTDGSVKKVWHSGQTIKGVPWDVPIVGYNSKTVNVLRLWESRASSHFDWEQFNSGDYQDAHSAQNHAETISKVLYPNDETDAGKELRFIQQYFFCACSVKDIIKRYSQQHGNDWSQFADKVAIQLNDTHPTIAILELMRTLIDEYDFAWLDAFAMCRKVFAYTNHTLLPEALEKWSVDLFNKVLPRHLELLFSINEYFLNEEVSKMWPGNDQMRRRLSLIEEGETQMVRMAHLCVVTSFKVNGVAQIHSDLVKSDLFPEFDQLYPEKLTNVTNGVTPRRWLKACNPELSKLLDSKVKVDWAKDLSSLSSVAKFADDEKFQQKFMAIKHNNKIKLAEEILASTGVEVSPDAIFDVQIKRLHEYKRQHLSFMHILALYRRLLADPDYDMHPRVYIFGAKAAPGYYLAKEIIYAINKVADKVNNDDRIKGKLKVVFMPNYRVTLAEKIIPAADVSEQISTAGKEASGTGNMKLALNGAVTIGTLDGANVEIAEEVGDDNIFIFGNTVDDIKALEANGYNPYDYYNNDEEIKACLDWLHTDYFTPGKPGELSAIAHSLLDGGDPYRLLADFADYAKANIALDKAYKDKARWARMAIINTAKMGKFTSDRSIQDYVDNIWKLTPMSSQG is encoded by the coding sequence ATGGCTACAGCAATTAAAAAGCCGTTAACTGCAGCGCAGTTTAAAAAGAAAGTATTACAGCACTTAAACTTTACTTCCTCTCAAACAGATTATCAGCAAGACCCAACAGCGGTTTTGCGTGCCGTTTGCTTAACAGTAAACGAAGTAGTTTATGAAAAACTAACTGAAACCAATCAATACCATAAAGAACATAAAAGCCGCTCAATTAATTACCTTTCACTAGAGTATTTGATGGGTCGCATGTTATCGAACAATTTGCATAACTTAGACTTATTCGATGTTGCTCAAAAAGCCGTTGCTAACCTTGGTTTTGAAATTGAAGACATCTTTGAAGAAGGTCATGATTTAGCTCTTGGTAACGGCGGATTAGGTCGTTTAGCTGCGTGTTTCCTAGATTCACTGGCAACCATGGATTTCAATGCCGTAGGGTATGGGATTCATTATGAACACGGTTTATTCAAGCAACAATTTCATCAAGGTCGTCAAATTGAAACACCGGATGAATGGCGTGAATATGGAAATCCTTGGGAAGTATGTCGTCCAGAGGCGGTGCAAAATATTCCATTATTTGGTCATGTCGAAACCATTGCCAATACAGATGGCAGTGTGAAAAAGGTATGGCATAGCGGTCAAACTATTAAAGGTGTGCCTTGGGATGTTCCTATTGTTGGTTATAACTCTAAAACCGTAAACGTCTTGCGCTTATGGGAGTCGCGTGCATCCAGTCATTTTGATTGGGAGCAGTTTAATTCTGGCGATTATCAAGATGCGCATTCAGCGCAAAATCATGCCGAAACTATTTCAAAAGTACTTTACCCAAATGATGAAACCGATGCAGGTAAAGAACTACGCTTTATTCAGCAATACTTTTTTTGTGCTTGTTCAGTTAAAGACATCATCAAACGTTATTCCCAGCAACATGGTAATGATTGGTCACAGTTTGCCGATAAAGTAGCTATTCAATTAAATGATACTCACCCTACTATCGCTATTTTAGAGCTGATGCGCACCTTAATTGATGAGTACGACTTTGCCTGGCTTGATGCTTTTGCCATGTGTAGAAAGGTTTTTGCCTATACTAACCATACATTATTACCAGAAGCTCTGGAAAAATGGTCGGTAGACTTATTCAACAAGGTATTACCACGTCACTTAGAGTTATTGTTTTCGATTAATGAATATTTCTTGAATGAAGAAGTATCGAAGATGTGGCCTGGCAATGACCAAATGCGTCGTCGTTTATCGTTAATTGAAGAAGGTGAAACGCAAATGGTGCGTATGGCGCATTTATGTGTCGTAACATCATTCAAAGTTAATGGTGTTGCACAAATTCATTCCGATCTGGTTAAAAGTGATTTATTTCCAGAATTCGACCAGCTATACCCTGAAAAGCTAACCAATGTGACTAATGGTGTAACGCCGCGTCGTTGGTTAAAAGCCTGTAATCCAGAACTTTCTAAATTATTAGACAGCAAGGTAAAAGTCGATTGGGCGAAAGATTTATCGTCGCTAAGTAGCGTTGCTAAATTTGCTGACGATGAAAAGTTTCAGCAAAAGTTTATGGCGATAAAACACAATAACAAGATAAAGCTTGCTGAGGAGATTTTGGCAAGTACTGGTGTTGAAGTGAGCCCTGATGCAATCTTTGATGTGCAAATTAAACGTTTACACGAATACAAACGCCAACATTTAAGCTTCATGCACATTCTTGCTCTATATCGCCGATTATTGGCAGATCCTGATTACGACATGCATCCAAGAGTGTATATCTTTGGCGCAAAAGCGGCACCTGGTTATTACTTAGCCAAAGAGATCATTTACGCGATTAACAAAGTAGCTGACAAAGTTAATAATGATGACCGTATCAAGGGTAAGTTAAAAGTGGTATTCATGCCGAACTACCGCGTCACCCTTGCAGAAAAAATTATTCCTGCCGCCGATGTTTCTGAGCAAATTTCTACCGCCGGTAAAGAAGCATCAGGTACTGGTAACATGAAGTTAGCGCTTAACGGCGCGGTAACTATTGGTACGCTAGATGGCGCCAATGTTGAAATTGCCGAAGAAGTGGGCGATGACAATATCTTTATTTTTGGTAACACTGTTGATGATATCAAAGCGCTAGAAGCTAATGGTTATAACCCATATGACTACTACAACAACGATGAAGAAATTAAAGCCTGTTTAGACTGGTTGCATACCGATTACTTTACTCCGGGTAAGCCGGGTGAATTGTCGGCAATAGCGCACAGTTTACTTGATGGTGGCGACCCATACCGATTGTTGGCCGATTTTGCTGATTATGCCAAGGCTAATATTGCCCTTGATAAAGCCTACAAAGATAAAGCGCGTTGGGCACGAATGGCAATAATTAATACTGCCAAAATGGGTAAGTTTACGTCAGATCGCTCTATTCAAGATTACGTAGACAATATTTGGAAGTTAACGCCAATGAGTTCACAGGGTTAA
- a CDS encoding PepSY domain-containing protein yields MRLVRKIHKWVSVIIGIQLLLWLLSGIFFNMMDHTKAAGNTFKNRAHQHVEVEQALLVEPLSVLQANKASISLVQTQLLEQPYYLLTHTKGLYKHFENHYTLINAYTGEQVIVDNELAVKLAKQSYTGPGEVISTKLLHYPLDDFPKQKNASWQINFADDINSSVYIEAGSGRVVGHSDDDKRFADFFFMLHFMDYGNVGSFNSVQMMLFAFITLWLSLTGLIWTIHLATKGQYKIKKRSNRRSK; encoded by the coding sequence ATGAGGTTAGTTAGAAAAATTCATAAATGGGTTTCAGTGATCATTGGCATTCAATTATTGCTTTGGTTACTCAGTGGTATATTTTTTAATATGATGGACCATACCAAGGCAGCAGGTAATACTTTTAAAAACCGTGCGCATCAGCATGTTGAAGTTGAGCAGGCATTATTAGTAGAGCCATTATCTGTATTGCAAGCTAACAAGGCGAGTATATCGTTAGTGCAAACGCAATTACTTGAACAGCCATATTATTTGTTAACCCACACTAAGGGGTTGTATAAGCACTTCGAGAACCACTATACATTGATTAATGCCTATACTGGTGAGCAAGTCATTGTAGATAATGAACTGGCAGTAAAATTGGCAAAACAGTCATATACTGGGCCAGGAGAGGTTATCTCAACGAAGCTTTTACACTACCCTCTAGATGATTTTCCTAAGCAAAAAAATGCTTCGTGGCAAATAAATTTCGCCGATGATATTAATAGCAGTGTCTATATCGAAGCTGGCTCGGGGCGCGTTGTAGGTCATAGTGATGATGATAAGCGTTTTGCCGACTTTTTCTTTATGCTGCATTTTATGGACTATGGCAATGTAGGCAGTTTTAATAGTGTGCAAATGATGTTGTTTGCTTTTATTACTTTATGGTTATCATTAACAGGGCTTATTTGGACAATACATTTAGCCACCAAAGGCCAATACAAAATAAAAAAACGCTCTAATCGTCGTAGTAAATAA
- a CDS encoding PepSY-associated TM helix domain-containing protein: MIFYTSEKRKPKSLVNTARKYHKWLMLFCGVQFVIWSVSGAYMVFFDIDYIHGDSLVVNHQDKINVDNIHYSVKELREQYPDATNVSVGKFIDKEVYSFTSKDERHLVDASNGKLLSPLKQATAINAAKYYYSGEGHVLDVELITENPPFELSRRALPAWRINFDDFGSPSIYVSAQTGKLVGKRHEFWRLFDWMFRFHVMDYDDGENIENLLLFCFALFGIIAAISGLILTYFRVFKANGKRKITRSVKLEGRS, encoded by the coding sequence TTGATCTTTTACACCTCTGAAAAAAGAAAGCCAAAAAGCTTGGTAAATACAGCAAGAAAATATCATAAATGGTTGATGCTCTTTTGCGGCGTGCAATTTGTTATATGGTCGGTAAGCGGCGCGTATATGGTGTTTTTTGATATTGATTATATTCATGGCGATAGCTTGGTTGTTAATCATCAAGATAAAATTAATGTCGATAATATCCATTATTCTGTTAAGGAGTTACGTGAACAGTACCCTGATGCAACGAATGTCAGTGTTGGTAAGTTTATCGATAAAGAAGTGTATTCTTTTACCAGCAAAGATGAGCGCCATTTAGTTGATGCCAGTAATGGAAAATTGCTTTCACCATTAAAGCAAGCAACGGCGATTAATGCTGCAAAGTACTATTATTCAGGCGAAGGTCATGTACTCGACGTAGAGCTTATCACTGAAAACCCTCCTTTTGAATTAAGCCGCCGAGCCTTGCCCGCATGGCGAATTAATTTTGATGATTTTGGCTCTCCCTCAATCTACGTGTCGGCGCAAACTGGTAAGTTGGTTGGTAAACGACATGAATTTTGGCGACTATTTGATTGGATGTTCCGTTTTCATGTAATGGACTATGACGATGGTGAGAATATCGAAAATTTATTACTGTTTTGCTTTGCATTGTTTGGCATTATTGCCGCAATTAGCGGTCTGATCCTGACTTACTTTCGAGTGTTTAAAGCGAATGGTAAAAGAAAGATCACCAGATCAGTTAAGTTAGAAGGTCGCAGCTAA